A genomic window from Streptomyces sp. 846.5 includes:
- a CDS encoding FtsK/SpoIIIE domain-containing protein codes for MSRTPTPAPTSGGIIGPGAYLQQPALAHHSAVPGVLLVLVCGLALALAVGGPLLRRRYPLAWWYLLGFPVTALRALFTWRKLTILLDLAVARRPAQGLLGDLVVKGKPLKPIPPRLGLPRPRRGGLDVVVKLHPGQVPDQFAAAAEALAHAWRVFAVRVVSHQRGFVRLTATAWDPLAAPTAPFTFGGRLLAAAVGQREDGAGWVIDLRKVPHWLIVGATRSGKSTLLASLVEAWARQRVALVGIDLKGGMELSLFEPRLSALATNRTEAAALLGRLVEITTVRMALCRSHSARSIWDLPDQLRPVPVIVLVDEVAELYLMATRGEKDEVAEVSTALLRLAQLGAALGVHLVIAGQRVGSDLGPGVTALRAQLAGRICHRVNDPGTAEMALGDLDKDALTAAQQITQTEAGVAITFGDDGHWTRARSVLTTPEHARKTATKYAQLAPYLWQLGAATDTEQGVYAP; via the coding sequence ATGAGCCGCACCCCCACCCCTGCCCCGACGTCCGGGGGGATCATCGGTCCGGGTGCCTACCTGCAACAGCCGGCGCTGGCCCACCACTCGGCGGTGCCCGGCGTCCTGCTGGTCCTGGTCTGCGGACTGGCGCTTGCGCTCGCCGTGGGCGGCCCGCTGCTGCGGCGGCGGTACCCGCTGGCGTGGTGGTACCTGCTGGGTTTCCCGGTGACGGCCCTGCGGGCGCTGTTCACCTGGCGCAAGCTCACGATCCTGCTGGATCTCGCTGTGGCCCGCCGACCCGCTCAGGGCCTGCTGGGGGACCTGGTGGTCAAGGGCAAGCCGCTGAAGCCGATCCCGCCACGGCTGGGCCTTCCCCGGCCCCGCCGTGGGGGCTTGGACGTCGTGGTGAAACTGCACCCGGGCCAGGTGCCCGACCAGTTCGCGGCGGCAGCCGAAGCGCTCGCCCACGCCTGGCGGGTCTTCGCCGTCCGCGTGGTCTCCCATCAGCGCGGATTCGTACGGCTGACCGCCACTGCATGGGACCCGCTGGCCGCGCCCACCGCGCCGTTCACGTTCGGCGGACGGTTGCTCGCCGCAGCCGTCGGCCAGCGAGAGGACGGTGCGGGGTGGGTGATCGACCTGCGGAAGGTGCCGCACTGGCTGATCGTCGGCGCTACCCGCTCCGGCAAATCCACCCTGCTCGCCTCCCTGGTCGAAGCCTGGGCCCGGCAACGGGTCGCCCTGGTGGGCATCGACCTGAAGGGCGGGATGGAACTGTCCCTGTTCGAACCGCGCCTGTCCGCACTGGCCACCAACCGCACCGAAGCCGCTGCCCTGCTCGGGCGACTGGTGGAGATCACCACCGTGCGGATGGCCCTGTGCCGCTCCCACAGTGCGCGCTCCATCTGGGACCTGCCCGACCAGCTCCGGCCGGTGCCGGTCATCGTGCTCGTGGACGAGGTGGCAGAGCTGTACCTGATGGCCACCCGAGGCGAAAAGGACGAGGTGGCGGAGGTCTCCACGGCGCTGCTGCGGCTGGCCCAACTCGGAGCAGCCCTCGGGGTGCACCTGGTGATCGCCGGTCAGCGCGTGGGCTCGGACCTTGGCCCAGGAGTCACCGCCCTGCGGGCCCAGCTCGCCGGAAGGATCTGCCACCGCGTGAATGACCCCGGCACCGCTGAGATGGCCCTCGGGGACCTGGACAAGGACGCCCTGACCGCCGCCCAGCAGATCACCCAGACGGAAGCGGGGGTGGCCATCACCTTCGGCGACGACGGCCACTGGACCCGTGCCCGGTCCGTGCTCACCACCCCGGAACACGCCCGAAAGACCGCCACAAAGTACGCCCAACTCGCGCCCTACCTCTGGCAATTGGGCGCAGCCACGGACACCGAGCAGGGGGTGTACGCGCCGTGA
- a CDS encoding GntR family transcriptional regulator, with product MAIIRNEALYKQVAAEIRDAIYAGEYPPGRPLPSETDLMASYNVSRPTVRQAVSMLRAEGLLDVIHGKGSFVRSVQASGGDIAPLERTITKSGQRYILPAEDWAEAEPPAIYRAHTDRTTAPLLAMDPDEALFACDRLLVHQATGTRALHRILLPMASVENTPLADAPDTPPAQAYAILATAGHKLTWRETVRTRLPQPDERTTLQLPEATPILVAYRTTCDADDQNRPLILEETRIGGDRGELTYTIHAEIPKRGNPGKSAH from the coding sequence ATGGCGATCATTCGCAACGAAGCGCTGTACAAGCAGGTAGCAGCCGAGATCAGAGACGCGATCTACGCGGGTGAGTACCCCCCCGGCCGGCCGCTCCCCTCCGAGACCGACCTCATGGCCTCCTACAACGTCTCACGCCCCACGGTGCGTCAGGCCGTCAGCATGCTCAGGGCCGAGGGACTCCTAGACGTGATCCACGGCAAGGGCTCCTTCGTCCGCTCCGTCCAGGCCAGCGGCGGCGACATCGCCCCCCTTGAGCGCACGATCACCAAGAGCGGCCAGCGCTACATCCTCCCGGCCGAGGACTGGGCCGAAGCCGAACCGCCCGCGATCTACCGCGCCCACACCGACCGCACCACCGCACCGCTCCTCGCCATGGACCCCGACGAAGCACTGTTCGCGTGTGACCGACTGCTCGTCCACCAAGCCACCGGCACCCGGGCACTGCACCGGATACTGCTCCCCATGGCCAGCGTGGAGAACACACCCCTGGCCGACGCCCCCGACACTCCCCCCGCGCAGGCATACGCGATCCTGGCCACCGCCGGACACAAGCTGACATGGCGCGAGACCGTCCGCACCCGCCTGCCGCAACCCGACGAACGCACCACCCTCCAACTCCCCGAAGCCACCCCTATCCTTGTCGCCTACCGCACCACCTGCGACGCCGACGACCAGAACCGACCACTGATCCTCGAAGAAACCCGCATCGGCGGCGACCGAGGCGAACTCACCTACACCATCCACGCCGAGATCCCCAAGCGTGGTAACCCCGGGAAGTCGGCCCACTGA
- a CDS encoding tetratricopeptide repeat protein, with amino-acid sequence MPQQGKFTDREEALSAFDALIAPDSPHRVLAIHGLAGQGKTTFLRHLRDTRPHCVLADLDVSESSTGDLLRVSFGVIAREVALWSPWWARRYRLRRFQHASIHAAENFAATAPSSQILIQATHGGITSDNTVTVTGADSRSAYRESLTQALIDLARGAGRKPCTLLIDTTERLHLLEESTTERGSSGWLTTSFLPRLTGALPELRVVLAGREPLALPQALTVADPVELTEWQDRHTHGYLVSAGIRDAAIVALIQRTCLGVPVWVAMAAQVLAQTQQTPTPLTAEQLAREINDRPAQEWLPRQFLTRLPEAEQERIQAAAVLRTVTEDALRSLLPEAAFRSSWFHSFAQYSFIRTRLTLDGSTERYIHQLVRTALLVYLHQDRRTYTDELHHRAADHYRRIDNFLEEAYHRFAIGDASLVPEWKTRLADAVERTDQAGARALCDIVTAPELIRRVIDRIPDVAAHAVQQAARASMNLTQRRLWLTQALEIYRTLEDRRGQADTLRSLGETARMRDELVESRDLLTQALEIYRTLEDRSGQADTLRSLGNTARMRDEWVEARDLLTQALEIYRTLEDRSGQADTLQSLGETARMRDELVEARDLLTQALEIYRTLEDRSGQANTLRSLGNTARMRDELVESRDLLTQALEIYRTLEDRFGQANTLRSLGNTARMRDEWVEARDLLTQALEIYRTLEDRRGQANTLQSLGNTARMRDELVESRDLLTQALEIYRTLEDRSGQADTLQSLGNTARMRDEWVEARDLLTQALEIYRTLEDRSGQADTLQSLGETARMRDELVEARDLLTQALEIYRTLEDRRGQADTLQSLGNTARMRDELVEARDLLTQALEIYRTLEDRFGQAYILQSLGETAQQRDELVEARDLLTQALEIYRTLEDRRGQANTLRSLGNTARMRNEVVESTDLLIQALEISRTLEDRFGQAYTLQALGNTAHQRGRLDAAAINLTHAQAFFRQLGDRSGDASCLCLLGKVAARRGDTERANRQLTQALEIYRTLEDRRGQADTLQALGETALQRGELVEARDLLTQALEIYRILENRLGQANTLYELGSTARKGREFNLAVDLCEQALPLYEIAAPWMVKHVQTLLCELRTLIAAQEVEEGFGPTTPPDAQATA; translated from the coding sequence ATGCCACAGCAGGGCAAGTTCACGGACCGCGAAGAGGCACTCAGTGCGTTCGATGCACTGATAGCGCCGGACTCCCCTCATCGAGTCCTGGCCATCCATGGGTTGGCCGGGCAGGGGAAGACAACGTTTCTGAGGCACCTGAGGGACACTCGCCCGCACTGCGTTCTGGCGGACCTTGACGTCTCGGAGTCTTCCACCGGAGACCTGCTGCGGGTCAGTTTCGGAGTCATCGCGCGTGAAGTCGCCCTCTGGTCTCCCTGGTGGGCACGCCGCTACCGCCTGCGCCGCTTTCAACACGCCAGCATCCACGCCGCCGAGAACTTCGCGGCAACCGCGCCGTCCAGCCAGATCCTGATCCAGGCCACCCACGGCGGCATCACCAGCGACAACACGGTCACCGTCACGGGAGCCGACAGCCGGTCGGCCTACCGCGAATCCCTCACCCAAGCACTCATCGACCTCGCCCGCGGAGCCGGACGCAAACCCTGCACACTGCTCATCGACACCACCGAAAGACTGCACCTCCTGGAGGAGTCCACTACAGAGCGCGGCAGCAGCGGATGGCTCACGACCAGTTTCCTGCCGCGTCTGACCGGGGCCCTGCCCGAACTGCGGGTCGTCTTGGCAGGGCGCGAACCGCTCGCACTGCCCCAGGCCTTGACCGTGGCTGACCCGGTCGAACTCACCGAGTGGCAGGACCGTCACACCCACGGCTATCTCGTATCGGCGGGCATCCGTGATGCCGCGATCGTCGCGCTGATCCAGCGGACCTGTCTGGGCGTGCCCGTGTGGGTGGCCATGGCGGCACAAGTCCTCGCCCAAACCCAGCAGACCCCAACACCGCTCACCGCCGAGCAACTCGCCCGGGAGATCAACGACCGGCCGGCCCAAGAATGGCTCCCCCGGCAATTCCTGACCCGCCTGCCCGAGGCCGAACAAGAACGCATCCAAGCCGCCGCCGTCCTGCGCACAGTCACCGAAGACGCCCTCCGCAGCCTGCTACCCGAAGCAGCGTTCAGGAGCTCCTGGTTTCACTCCTTCGCCCAGTACTCCTTCATTCGCACGCGCCTGACGCTGGACGGAAGCACCGAACGCTACATCCACCAACTGGTCCGCACCGCACTGTTGGTCTACCTACATCAAGATCGCCGCACCTACACGGACGAACTCCACCACCGGGCCGCCGACCACTACCGACGCATCGACAACTTCCTAGAGGAGGCATACCACCGCTTCGCCATCGGCGACGCCTCCCTTGTGCCGGAGTGGAAAACACGCCTCGCCGACGCCGTCGAACGAACGGACCAAGCTGGCGCGCGCGCTCTGTGCGACATCGTCACCGCACCCGAACTCATTCGTCGCGTCATCGATCGAATCCCCGACGTAGCAGCCCACGCAGTCCAACAGGCCGCCCGGGCATCAATGAACCTGACGCAACGACGACTCTGGCTCACCCAGGCCCTGGAGATCTACCGCACCCTGGAGGACCGGCGCGGCCAGGCCGACACCCTGCGATCCCTCGGCGAAACCGCCCGGATGCGCGACGAGTTGGTGGAGTCGAGAGACCTGCTCACCCAGGCCCTGGAGATCTACCGCACCCTGGAGGACCGGTCCGGTCAGGCCGACACCCTGCGATCCCTCGGCAACACCGCCCGGATGCGCGACGAGTGGGTGGAGGCGAGAGACCTGCTCACCCAGGCCCTGGAGATCTACCGCACCCTGGAGGACCGGTCCGGCCAGGCCGACACCCTGCAATCCCTCGGCGAAACCGCCCGGATGCGCGACGAGTTGGTGGAGGCGAGAGACCTGCTCACCCAGGCCCTGGAGATCTACCGCACCCTGGAGGACCGGTCCGGCCAGGCCAACACCCTGCGATCCCTCGGCAACACCGCCCGGATGCGCGATGAGTTGGTGGAGTCGAGAGACCTGCTCACCCAGGCCCTGGAGATCTACCGCACCCTGGAGGACCGGTTCGGCCAGGCCAACACCCTGCGATCCCTCGGCAACACCGCCCGGATGCGCGACGAGTGGGTGGAGGCGAGAGACCTGCTCACCCAGGCCCTGGAGATCTACCGCACCCTGGAGGACCGGCGCGGCCAGGCCAACACCCTGCAATCCCTCGGCAACACCGCCCGGATGCGCGACGAGTTGGTGGAGTCGAGAGACCTGCTCACCCAGGCCCTGGAGATCTACCGCACCCTGGAGGACAGGTCCGGTCAGGCCGACACCCTGCAATCCCTCGGCAACACCGCCCGGATGCGCGACGAGTGGGTGGAGGCGAGAGACCTGCTCACCCAGGCCCTGGAGATCTACCGCACCCTGGAGGACAGGTCCGGCCAGGCCGACACCCTGCAATCCCTCGGCGAAACCGCCCGGATGCGCGACGAGTTGGTGGAGGCGAGAGACCTGCTCACCCAGGCCCTGGAGATCTACCGCACCCTGGAGGACCGGCGCGGCCAGGCCGACACCCTGCAATCCCTCGGCAACACCGCCCGGATGCGCGACGAGTTGGTGGAGGCGAGAGACCTGCTCACCCAGGCCCTGGAGATCTACCGCACCCTGGAGGACCGGTTCGGCCAGGCCTACATCCTGCAATCCCTCGGCGAAACCGCCCAGCAGCGCGATGAGTTGGTGGAGGCGAGAGACCTGCTCACCCAGGCCCTGGAGATCTACCGCACCCTGGAGGACCGGCGCGGCCAGGCCAACACCCTGCGATCCCTCGGCAACACCGCCCGGATGCGCAACGAGGTGGTGGAGTCGACGGACCTCCTCATCCAGGCCCTGGAGATCTCCCGCACCCTGGAGGACCGGTTCGGCCAGGCCTACACCCTGCAAGCCCTCGGCAACACCGCCCACCAGCGCGGCCGTCTCGACGCTGCCGCGATCAACTTGACCCATGCGCAAGCGTTCTTTCGACAGCTTGGCGACCGTTCGGGTGATGCGTCTTGCCTGTGCTTGCTCGGAAAGGTCGCGGCGAGGCGCGGAGACACCGAAAGAGCTAACAGACAACTCACCCAGGCCCTGGAGATCTATCGCACCCTGGAGGACCGGCGCGGCCAGGCCGACACCCTGCAAGCCCTCGGCGAAACCGCCCTCCAGCGAGGTGAGCTGGTGGAGGCGAGGGACCTGCTCACCCAGGCCCTGGAGATCTACCGCATCCTGGAGAACCGGCTAGGCCAGGCCAACACCCTGTATGAACTCGGCAGTACTGCCCGAAAGGGCCGTGAGTTCAATCTCGCGGTCGACCTATGCGAGCAGGCGCTACCGCTGTACGAGATCGCAGCCCCGTGGATGGTCAAGCACGTACAGACGTTGCTGTGCGAGCTACGCACGCTCATAGCCGCGCAAGAAGTCGAGGAGGGCTTTGGACCCACGACCCCACCAGACGCACAGGCCACTGCCTGA
- a CDS encoding replication initiator: MHAPRDPAPVPGNPYTDPHARRAYLDHDTFLRTLSEEDRDFVRLGQMPDLNRWLQQIQATAGCAHPIYLAGHTTTIDTATGHVLHHYSTTAEPGGRLAVRCRNRRASRCAPCSREHQGDTFHLVRAGLVGGKGIPETVRTHPRLFVTLTAPGFGSVHRADTCHPTRSGSCPHGTPRGCGHTHPDDDPAIGQPLCPHCYDYVGHILWNAHANALWKAFRDNLYHHLAARVGVGRTAVRTLVRVAAAKVAEYQKRGAIHFHAVIRLDGPDGPGTQPPAWATAELLAECVRTAAAAVALPAPASSAYGDRRLRFGDQLDAHPLTDGDGTRITDEQVAAYVAKYTTKSVEAAGAVDRRITSAAEIRALHVTDHVRALLTTAWRLDRLPELEHLRLRAWTHMLAYRGHCLTKTRAYSTTYRQLRAVRAEHARAADARALYADWDDGTTTEAHWWYVGSGHTPAEALIAAGIAEDIALNRETAREALGREGAGVIS; the protein is encoded by the coding sequence TTGCACGCCCCCCGCGACCCGGCCCCCGTGCCCGGCAACCCCTACACCGACCCGCACGCACGCCGCGCCTACCTGGACCACGACACCTTCCTACGCACCCTGAGCGAGGAAGACCGCGACTTCGTGCGCCTGGGCCAGATGCCCGACCTGAACCGCTGGCTGCAGCAGATCCAGGCCACCGCTGGATGCGCCCACCCGATCTACCTCGCCGGACACACCACCACCATCGACACCGCCACCGGTCACGTCCTGCACCACTACAGCACCACCGCTGAGCCCGGCGGACGCCTGGCCGTACGCTGCCGCAACCGCCGCGCAAGCCGCTGCGCCCCCTGCTCGCGCGAACACCAGGGCGACACCTTCCACCTGGTCCGGGCCGGACTGGTCGGCGGCAAAGGCATCCCCGAGACCGTCCGAACCCACCCCCGACTGTTCGTCACCCTGACCGCACCCGGCTTCGGCTCCGTCCACCGCGCCGACACCTGCCACCCCACCCGGTCCGGCAGCTGCCCGCACGGCACCCCTCGCGGCTGCGGCCATACCCATCCCGACGACGACCCGGCCATCGGACAACCGCTGTGCCCGCACTGCTACGACTACGTCGGCCACATCCTGTGGAACGCCCACGCCAACGCGCTATGGAAAGCGTTCCGGGACAACCTGTACCACCACCTCGCCGCCCGCGTCGGCGTAGGCCGCACCGCCGTACGCACCCTGGTCCGCGTGGCAGCCGCGAAAGTCGCCGAGTACCAAAAGCGCGGCGCCATCCACTTCCACGCCGTGATCCGCCTCGACGGACCCGACGGCCCCGGCACCCAACCGCCGGCCTGGGCCACAGCCGAACTACTGGCGGAATGCGTGCGCACCGCCGCTGCCGCCGTCGCGCTCCCCGCACCCGCCTCCAGCGCCTACGGGGATCGACGGCTGCGCTTCGGGGACCAACTCGACGCCCACCCCCTCACCGACGGCGACGGCACCCGGATCACCGATGAACAGGTAGCCGCATACGTCGCGAAGTACACCACCAAATCCGTCGAAGCAGCCGGAGCCGTCGACCGCCGCATCACCTCAGCAGCCGAGATCCGCGCCCTCCACGTCACCGACCACGTGCGGGCCCTGCTCACAACAGCCTGGCGACTCGACCGGCTGCCGGAACTGGAACACCTGCGGCTGCGCGCCTGGACTCACATGCTGGCCTACCGGGGCCACTGCCTCACCAAGACCCGCGCCTACTCCACCACCTACCGCCAACTGCGCGCCGTCCGCGCCGAACACGCCCGCGCCGCCGACGCCCGGGCGCTGTACGCCGACTGGGACGACGGCACCACCACCGAAGCCCACTGGTGGTACGTCGGCTCCGGCCATACCCCCGCCGAAGCACTCATCGCCGCAGGCATCGCGGAAGACATCGCCCTGAACCGCGAGACAGCCCGCGAAGCACTCGGCCGGGAAGGCGCGGGGGTGATCTCCTGA